A section of the Verrucomicrobium sp. GAS474 genome encodes:
- the dnaN gene encoding DNA polymerase III subunit beta — MKCIISKEALLNGLQAVQNVVTNRTTLPILSNALLKVENGKLTVSATDLDVGIRAVVDATVEKAGGTTLPARRLFSIAKELPASEITIEVDSKQNALIRSGASFFRIMGLPEEEYPAFPKTDGAKVFKLTQGTFKEMLKKTSYAMSQDESRYVLNGVLLSFKEGKLTVVATDGRRLALIEQELEFPPGNEGDVILPTKAVNELQRVLGGDEPLTLSLSENQIVFDLGNVVIFSKLIDGKYPNYRQVIPAEAKDRIVLDRDVLLSAVHRVSLLANDKSTSIKLAFSKNNLEISSNTPDVGEAKETLSIAYTGKDFTIAFNPYFLMDPLKNIESDEIFFDFIDELSPGVIKYQKPFLYVIMPMRTA, encoded by the coding sequence ATGAAGTGCATCATCAGCAAGGAAGCCCTCCTTAACGGTCTCCAGGCCGTCCAGAACGTCGTCACCAACCGGACGACCCTCCCCATCCTCTCCAACGCCTTGCTGAAGGTCGAGAACGGCAAGCTGACCGTCTCCGCCACCGACCTCGACGTCGGCATCCGCGCCGTCGTCGACGCCACCGTCGAGAAAGCCGGCGGCACCACCCTCCCCGCCCGCCGCCTCTTCTCCATCGCCAAGGAACTCCCCGCCTCCGAGATCACCATCGAGGTCGACTCCAAGCAGAACGCCCTCATCCGTTCCGGCGCCTCCTTCTTCCGCATCATGGGCCTCCCCGAGGAAGAATATCCCGCCTTCCCCAAGACCGACGGCGCCAAGGTCTTCAAGCTCACCCAGGGCACCTTCAAGGAGATGCTGAAGAAGACCTCCTACGCCATGTCCCAGGACGAGAGCCGCTACGTCCTCAACGGCGTCCTCCTCTCCTTCAAGGAAGGCAAGCTCACCGTCGTCGCCACCGACGGCCGCCGCCTCGCCCTCATCGAGCAGGAACTCGAATTCCCTCCCGGCAACGAAGGCGACGTCATCCTCCCCACCAAGGCCGTCAACGAGCTCCAGCGCGTCCTCGGCGGCGACGAGCCCCTGACCCTCTCCCTCTCCGAGAACCAGATCGTCTTCGACCTCGGCAACGTCGTCATCTTCTCCAAACTCATCGACGGCAAGTATCCCAACTACCGCCAGGTCATCCCCGCCGAGGCCAAGGACCGCATCGTCCTCGACCGCGACGTCCTCCTCAGCGCCGTCCATCGCGTCTCCCTCCTCGCCAACGACAAGTCGACCTCGATCAAGCTCGCCTTCTCGAAGAACAACCTCGAGATCAGCTCGAACACCCCCGACGTCGGCGAAGCAAAGGAAACCCTCTCCATCGCCTACACCGGCAAGGACTTCACCATCGCCTTCAACCCCTACTTCCTCATGGACCCGTTGAAGAACATCGAGAGCGACGAGATCTTCTTCGACTTCATCGACGAACTCAGCCCCGGCGTCATCAAGTACCAGAAGCCCTTCCTGTACGTGATCATGCCGATGCGGACGGCCTAG
- a CDS encoding TniB family NTP-binding protein, producing MNTTDTSENLPARIDYTKSAVERREAFFAFKTKHNHLDNAFKTIMGIIRTPDCGRLGIGIGPTGAGKSTLLRSARRKIELELGDELLADPSRIPSVIVTACPSENHAFNWRLFYLRVLAGCREIAAQQKIPIEFLDGRPLFRQMAKADTAAGLREAVCEVLLQRRPRALFVDEAQHILKTGSGEHLQSQLDVLKTLADECKVPIILFGTYSLLIQHEMNGQLGRRSTTIHFPRYRFHVPEELACFDRVLATFTAKIPTEALPDLMRHRDFLFERSLGCIGMLKETLVRAVNMAISEKAATVTESHLRRSALDARKCEAILREILQGESLFEKKAEDAAAQRLRSSLQMEVPVREIAAKKASGFPRKPGQRNPTRDPVGMPQAL from the coding sequence ATGAATACGACTGATACCTCTGAGAATCTTCCGGCCAGGATCGACTATACGAAATCGGCTGTGGAGCGACGCGAGGCCTTCTTTGCCTTCAAGACAAAACACAACCACCTCGATAATGCGTTCAAAACCATCATGGGGATCATCCGCACCCCCGACTGCGGGAGGCTAGGGATCGGGATCGGACCGACCGGTGCGGGCAAATCGACTCTTTTGAGGTCAGCTCGACGGAAGATCGAGCTCGAACTCGGAGACGAGCTGCTTGCGGATCCTTCGCGGATTCCGTCGGTCATCGTTACCGCCTGCCCTTCGGAAAACCACGCTTTCAATTGGCGGTTGTTCTATCTCCGCGTATTGGCCGGCTGTCGAGAGATCGCGGCTCAGCAGAAGATACCGATCGAGTTTCTGGATGGTCGACCGCTTTTCCGCCAAATGGCAAAGGCAGATACGGCTGCTGGCCTCCGCGAGGCGGTCTGCGAGGTTCTGCTGCAACGGCGTCCACGCGCACTTTTCGTGGATGAGGCGCAACATATCCTCAAGACAGGGAGCGGTGAACACCTCCAAAGCCAGCTCGACGTCCTGAAGACGTTGGCCGACGAATGCAAAGTGCCGATCATTCTTTTCGGGACCTATTCGCTATTGATCCAGCATGAGATGAACGGACAACTCGGACGTCGCTCAACGACGATCCACTTCCCACGATACCGATTCCACGTTCCTGAAGAACTGGCCTGCTTTGACCGGGTGTTGGCAACCTTCACGGCGAAGATTCCGACCGAAGCTCTCCCGGACTTGATGCGGCATCGGGATTTTCTCTTCGAGAGATCGCTCGGTTGCATCGGCATGCTCAAGGAGACCCTCGTGCGAGCCGTGAACATGGCGATCTCGGAAAAAGCCGCCACCGTGACTGAAAGCCATCTGCGGAGATCCGCTCTCGATGCCAGGAAGTGCGAAGCCATCCTGCGTGAAATCCTTCAAGGGGAATCTCTTTTCGAGAAGAAGGCGGAAGACGCCGCAGCACAGCGTCTTCGGAGTTCTCTGCAAATGGAAGTTCCGGTTCGTGAAATTGCCGCCAAGAAAGCTTCGGGCTTCCCTCGCAAACCAGGTCAACGTAACCCCACGCGTGATCCAGTCGGCATGCCTCAGGCTTTATGA